GTGGGCGCAGCCGGCGACCTGCACCGGGGCGGTCGGAGTGCCGGCCTGCACGCGTTCGATCCGCGGTTCGCTCCCGTCGAGCGGGACGGCGAGGAGCGCATCGCTCGTCGCGATGAACACCTCGGAGGAGCCTGCGGACGGCGCCTGGATCCGTGCCGAGGCCAGGTCGACCCCCGTACCGGTCAGGTCGATCGGCTCGGCCTCCGGCCGAAGCAGTTCGAGGGTGCGGTCCTGGTCGTCGTAGGCGAGCGCGACGGGCGTATCACCCAGGGCCGTCAGCTGCGTGGTCGAGGTGCTCAGGTCCACGTTCTCCCCGAGTGGGATGCGGGGAACCTCGGCCGTGTCCTCTGTGTCCTCTGTGTCCTCGGATTCCCCAGTGTTCTCACTTTCCCCGGAACCAGCGGAACCATCGGAGCCATCGGCGCCGTCGGGGCCCTCGGAACCGTCCTGCCCGAGCGCCTCGCGCGTCTCCGGTTCGATCGTGACGATCTCCGAGGGCACGGGATCGAGGGTGTACACGGTGCCGTCGTCGGCGACGGCCAGCGAGGCGTTCTCGCCCACACGCGCCGCGGGAACGGCCGTCGGATCCGCGAGCACGGAGAGGCCGTCGAAGGGAAGGGACCAGACGTTGCCGGTGTGCGGGTCGAAGATGCCGACGGTGTTCCGGCCGATCTCGACCTCGCTGTTCGCGGGCAGGGGCAGCGAGGCGTCGGCGAGCTGGACGGTCGCCGTATCGATCCGCTGGATGGCCCCGACCTGACGGTCGAGGAGGAACACGTCGCTGCCCTGCTGGAGCACGTCGAGCGAACGGGACGTGCCGGCGAGACTCGCGTCGAGCTTGCCGACCGGCTCGTTCAGCCGCCCCACCTGCACCGATTGGTCGTTCGTGACCCAGACCCCACCGTCGTGCAGGTCGACATCGGCCGTGGCCACGCCCTGGTAGGTGAGCGAGAGCACCAGCACGAGGGCCGCCACGAGGGTGGTGACCGTGGCACTGATCCATTGACGCCGGCGGTGCAGTCTGCGCTCCAAGCTGTCCTCGCTCCTCGTGCGGAAGTCGTCATGGCTGATCGTTGGTGGTGGTCGTCGGACGAGCCGGTCGTGCAGGCCTCGCGGCCGTGCCCGCTCCCGGGGCGGACCACGATTCGGCCCGTCGGGGTGCGAGGGGCGGGTGCCTACTCCTGCGCCTGCATCTCCCGGGCATTCGCCTCGAGCAGTTCGAGGTCGGCCTGGGTCACGAGCCGCGAGGCGACCGCGTGCTCGACCAGCCGAGCCCGCCGATTCACGGCCAGCTGCTGCTGACCGCCCCGGAGTCCTCGAACACCCTGCCGGTGGAGCTTATCGCACACGTTGTCGAGCTTCCGGTTGAATTTCGTGATGTTCCACCCAAGCCGGCGCGCGGCGGTGGCCGAGGTGGGGATCGAGGCGGTGGTGCCGCGGCCGAGCAGCACCGGCTCGGCGAGGGAGAGGATGAGCAGGGTCTGCGACTCCGTGAAGGAGATGGGGCCGATCGTCGTCTCCCCGCCGGCGTGCAGGCTCGGCGTGGAGGAGGTGAAGGTCGGCGACGACCCCACGATGGTCAGTTCGTAGGTCGTGGGCCCGGCGGTGAACAGCACGGTCGTGCGGGCGAAGACGAGCGGCAGCCGCGCACCGGGTGCCAGCCAGGCCTGCACGTGCCCGTCGGAGTCGGTCACCGTGGCGGAGAGCCGCGAGCCCACGTTGTTGAGCCACCACATCCCCTCGACCTGCGTGATCGTGAGGAACTGCCGGTGCAGGTACGGGTTGTCGTCGACCTCGAGGTCACCCTCACGGCCGATGAGGAACGGCTCCTGCTCGTCGAGGTCGAACCACTCCCCGCAGAACTCCACTTGCATTGTCACCGCTGTCGTCCCTATCCACAGGCCTGTTCGAAGCGCGACAGGACGCCTCGATCGTTGACGGATGCCACCTCTATGCACACCACGCTACCGGATTCCCGGTCGATCGCGAGCGTCGGCTCGTCGATCCGCGCCGATTCGTTCGTGCCCACGACCTGCCATACGTAATCGCCCGTATATCCCGGGGCCGCGGTCCATGCGAACGTGACGGCCGCCCCGCCGTCCGCATTCTCCTCGACGTCCGTGGCCCGCAGGTCGCTCGGGGGGTCGGGGGCGGGCACGTGCTCCACGGTCGGCGGCGCGAGGGTCGGCTCCGGGGTCGCGGGCGCATCCGGGGAGCCGAGCACGCCCGAGACGGCCACGGCCACGACCGCCACGACGATTCCCGCGGAGACCGCGTAGGCAGGCCAGCGGCGTCGACGCCCCCCGGCCGGCGGCGGGGGCGCGTCCGGAGTGACCGGAGCATCCGCCGCCGGGTCGATGGCGGGCACCCCGCGCGCCCGTGTCGGCTGCTGCGCCTGGGAGCCGCCGGCCGGCGCGAAGCCCCGGGCCGTGGCCGGGGACGCCGCCGCGGAGATGCTGCGGATCGGCCGGGCCCGGGTGCGCTGGTCCTCGTCCGCCTCGGAGACGAGCCGGGAGGTGTCCGGCAGGTCGAGCGGGGTGTGGGCGAGGTGGAGTTCCTCCTCGATCCGCTGGAGGCTGCGGCCGAACTCGGCCACCGATGCGAACCGGTCCCCCGCCCGCTTGGCCATGGCCCGCCGCAGCACGGTATCGAGCGCGACCGGCACGTCCGGTCCCGCAAGCTCCGGCACCGGATCCCGCTGGATCCGTGCCATGAGATCGAGGGCCGTGTTCGGCCCGCCCGGCCGTTCGAAGGGTGAGCGCCCGGCGATGATCGTGTAGATGGTCGCGGCGAGGGCGTAGGTGTCCCCGCCCGGGCCCCGGGGGGTGTCGTCGTCGAAGAACTCGGGGGCGGCCCACGGGATCGACATGCCGGTGGCGATGTCGTCGGGAACCTGCGCGGCGACCGAGATGCCGAAGTCCGTGAGCGCGGGCCACCCGTAGTCGGTCGTGAGCACGTTCGCCGGCTTGATGTCGCGGTGCAGGATCCCGGCCCGGTGGGCGGTCTCGACGGCGCCGGCGAGCCGGATGCCGATCCGCAGCGCCTCGGGCACCGCGATGCGCTCCGACTTGTACCGGGCGGCGAGGTTCGGCCGCGGGCAGTACTCCATCACCAGGTACGGGCGATTGTCCGAGGCGATGTCGGCGTGGTGGATCGTCACGATCGAGGGATGCGCCGAGAGCTGGGCCATGAGGTTCGCCTCGGCCACGAACTGGTGGCGCGCCTGGGCGTCGGTGGCGTCGGTGAGGAGCACCTTGACCGCCACGAGCCGGCTCGGGAGGTGCTGACGGTAACGGAAGACGTCGGAGAAGCCCCCGGTCCCGATGAGCTGCTCGTAGGTGTGACCGGCGAGGGTCGGCGGCGTCGAGGTCGGCCGTCTCCGGCTCATGCGCGCTGGTCCACGATCATGGTGACGCCGTCGCCGAGGTCGATCGTGGTTCCGGATCCCACCTGCACGCTCTCCCCCGCGCGAAGACGGCGCGGGCCCGCCCCGGGAGTGTTGACGACCGTTCCGTTCGTCGACCGCAGGTCGGTCACGAGCA
The window above is part of the Pseudactinotalea sp. HY158 genome. Proteins encoded here:
- a CDS encoding serine/threonine-protein kinase translates to MSRRRPTSTPPTLAGHTYEQLIGTGGFSDVFRYRQHLPSRLVAVKVLLTDATDAQARHQFVAEANLMAQLSAHPSIVTIHHADIASDNRPYLVMEYCPRPNLAARYKSERIAVPEALRIGIRLAGAVETAHRAGILHRDIKPANVLTTDYGWPALTDFGISVAAQVPDDIATGMSIPWAAPEFFDDDTPRGPGGDTYALAATIYTIIAGRSPFERPGGPNTALDLMARIQRDPVPELAGPDVPVALDTVLRRAMAKRAGDRFASVAEFGRSLQRIEEELHLAHTPLDLPDTSRLVSEADEDQRTRARPIRSISAAASPATARGFAPAGGSQAQQPTRARGVPAIDPAADAPVTPDAPPPPAGGRRRRWPAYAVSAGIVVAVVAVAVSGVLGSPDAPATPEPTLAPPTVEHVPAPDPPSDLRATDVEENADGGAAVTFAWTAAPGYTGDYVWQVVGTNESARIDEPTLAIDRESGSVVCIEVASVNDRGVLSRFEQACG